The Paucidesulfovibrio gracilis DSM 16080 region TGCTCGGGGGTCAGCACCTCGTTGAGGAAATCCGGCGTCATGCTCATGGTGCGGCGCGGCTTGGTCTGAAACTCCCCGCCACGGCTCACGATGTAGGCAAGGCCGGTTTCACCGATGCGGATGTTCTCCACCAATCGGTTGAAGGCCACAAAGTCGATGGTGGAGCGCAGGATATACTCCTGCCCCTGCCAGGAATGCTTCACGGCTACGATGAAGTGCGGCAGGCCGCGCAGCCCGAGGAACACGTCCGAAATGTAGTACTCGCGCTGCATGGTCTCCTGGAACCAGAGCGCATGCGCGTAGTCGGCCCGGCCCAGGCGGAAGGGACCGGAATAGGCCACCTGGGTTCCCTGGGCATTGACCAGCCCCAGGTCCACGAACACGCCGTCGTGCCGCTCCTGCAGGCTTTGCAGCAGATCGGCCAGGCCCGCATCGTCACGAACCTTGTCAAACCCGGCTACGTCGGTAAGCACCCGGATTTCCGCCAGCTTGCCGGAAAGAAATGCGTCGATGCTCTGCTGGTGGCCAAAAACCAGCTGTTCCATGTGCGCGAGCATCTTCTGCTTGTAGGCGGAGTGGAATTGATACCCGCCCAACGCCGCCAGCACGATCAACGGAGTGAGGGACACGACCACGATGGTGCCGATGATGCTGCGCCGCAACTGGCTGTAATAGCTCTTATCCGTCATGCCGCTGTTCCTCCGTGCCTGCCTCGTTCGCCGCATCAAAGCGCGTCCGTGCGCCGGGAGGCGCGCCAAAGCGCCCGATCCACCGCCGCACCCAGGGCGTCTGTGCGTCCGCTCTTCTCCACCAGTTCGATCACCCCCGGACCGGGACACGAATAGTCGCCCACGCCGTGGCCATGCAGCACCAGCGGCAGGTCCGGATGCGCGGAGCACAGCTCGCCCAACAACGCGTCTTCACCGTAGGGAGGGAGATCCGGATCAAGAATGACCAGATCCGGGCGCGTGGACGAAGCAAGCCGACAACGCATGGCTTCTGCGCTTCCCGCTGCGCAAATACCGAAACCTCGGCTCCGAAACTCCCGGCCGAGAAATTCACGCACATGCGGGTTGCGGTCCACAATGAGGATCATGATTTCATTCCTGTTCACGGTTTCACTCCACGGTCTGCCTTTCTAAAGGCAACATGCGTGCCAGAATTCACATGCCGAAAAAGAACGGCTAACATATTGAAATCATGCGATAGACTAAAGGCGGGTTCACCAGGTGTCCAAATGGTTTACACCCGGAACTGTCAGGATCTTTTACACCTCGTAAAAAGTATCCGGCGTTGGATATTTCCTACGTGGACAGGATGAAAAGCGGGTCGCAACCAACGGATGCATGGAGGGGAGGGATGGGAAAACAGCTCCGCCGGATCAACAGGCTGGGGAAGACAAAGGCAGGCCGCCGGCGGTCAAAGGGTCCGCGACCCCTTTGGAAATCCCCTTTACCGGCCGCGTCTTGCTTGGCCGGGGCATGGCGTGGGAAGGCACTGCAAGGGGGATGTGCAAAACGTTTTCCCCTTGTGGCGGCAACCGGCGCTGTGCTTGCATCCGCATGTTGCCCCGGCTACAACAACCCCATGAGCGAAACACTGATCACAACGGATGCGCTGGCCGTCATTTCCGACGCGCACGGCAATATTGAGGCATTGGACCGCGTGCTTGAGGACATCGAGCGGCGCGGGGTAAAGGATAGTATTTGCCTGGGCGACGCCATCGGGTACGGACCCGACCCGGAAGGCTGCGTGAACCGCATCCGTGAACGCGGCATCCCCATGGTGCTGGGCAACCATGAGCAGGGCTTGCAGGGCAAGGAATATATGGATTGGTTCGTGCCGCCGGTGCGCAAGGTCTTGCAAAAGACGCGCACCCTGCTTTCGGATTCCACGCTGGAATGGATTCAGACCCTGCCCCCGACCATGGAACGCGGGGACATGCTCTTTGTCCACGGCTGTCCGCCCGACTCCGTGAACAAGTACCTCTACACCCTGGATGAAGACGATCTGGCCGAGGTATTCGCGTCGTATGCCCATTGGCTGGCGTTCGCCGGGCATACGCACGAGCTGAATCTCTATGTGTATGACGGCGAAAAAGCGTGGCGCGAGGACATCACGGACCAGCCCGTCCCCCTGGATCGAACCCGCCGCTACCTGGTGAACGTGGGCGCCGTGGGCCAGCCCCGTGACGCGGACAAGCGGGCCAAGTACGTGCTGCTGAACAAAGCGGCCGCCACGCTGCGGGCCGTGTTTGTGGAGTACGACGCGCAAAAGACCGTGCAGGCCATGAAGCGGGTGGGCATGCCGGAGGCGTACGCCAAGCGGCTGCTCTGATCCAACGGCGCAAAGCCGCCGAGTTGATCGGACGGTTGTTCGATCAAAAGGCCGTATTTTTCGGCAGCCGGATTTCCATGACCGGGGTTACGTCGAGCTGGATGGTCACTTCGGCGGCGCTGAAATCAAGCACATGGCCGCCCGCGCTTTCCATGTCGTCGAGAAAATGCAGATGCAACCCGGGCGCGCCCACACCGGTCATATAATGTGGGGTGTGCCAGCCCACCATATGCCCGCTGCGGTTGTGCAGCGGGAACACGGCCTGCCGCTCGATGACCTCGGCCAGGGATGGAAAGGGTTGTTGGCTGGCCGGGACGCTGCGGGCCTGGACATACTGGAACGTACCGCTGACGTGCACGGCGTAGAGCATATCCGGCCCGGGCAACTCGTCCAGCAGACGTTTTTTGAAGTCATCATAATCCGCTACGTATTTGAAAGTGAACTCCAGGTCCGGTTCAAAATACGTCACCTGGGCAAATGGTACGCCCAGGCCGCCACGGATCCGTTTGGGCGTGCCGGTGACTGGAATCTGCCAGACCTGCCCGTTGCGCACGAACATTTCTCCATCCAGCCCCTGAAAGGTGCCGATGCCGAAGTCGCCCCGCTCCAGCAGATCAGTGACGGTCTGTTCCGAGTCGTAGTATCCGGCTTTGAGCTTGGCGATGGTGGAAATCTGGTAGAGCACGTCCTTGGCCGGGTCCGTGTCCAGGCGATGGGCGCTCAAGGCCTGGGCCGGAACGCAAAGCCCCGCCCCCAGGATCAATACGGCCATAAACAAGGAAGGCAGGAATCCGGACCGGGAGCAGGGACAAGGCATGGCGTTCCTCCGAGGTGGAATGAAAAAATTTATGCGATACTGGCTGATACGCACAAAAAAAGGAAGACTTATTTTTTCAGGCAGTCCGAACAAATCCCTTCCACCCGCAGCTCCACGTCCTCCACTCGTCCCAATCCGGTCAATTCCGGTCCCACCAGGCGTTCCAGGTGCGCGTCCTCCAGCCGCAGGCAGATGCAGCGGCCGCAATGCGTACAGTGAAAATGGCCGTGTCCGCGTCCCAGGCAGTAATGAGCCGTGCGTTCCGGTCCGGTATGCCGGGCAACCACGCCGTGTTCCACCAGCAGATCAAGGATGCGGTAAAGCGTGACCTTGTTCATGTGGGCGCAAAGGGTGCCGAGCAGATCGGGCGCGCTGACCGCGCCTTCGGCCCGGGCCACGGCCTCATAGACCATGACCCTTCGCGCCGTGGGGTCCACCCCGGCCTGGCGCAATGTTGCATGACTCATGACCGTTGTCCCGCAAAATATTTTCGCAGGCCGTCCCAGCCCGTGAGCAGAAAGAAGCAACCGGCGGCCACCGCGATGATGCACGCGCCGGAGGTGATGTCCAGCAGGGCCGAGACCAGCAGGCCCAAAGTGCAGAACAGCAAACTCCAAAGGCAGGCCCGGAGCATCATTCCGGCCAGGGAGCGGGCCTTGCGCTCCGCCAGATACGGCGGAATGGTCACCAGGGCGATGACCAGGATAAGCCCGACAACCCGCACGATCATGACCACGCACAGGGCGGTCATAAGGGGCAGCAGATAGTGCAGCAGGACCACGGGCGCGCCGCGTGCCTCGGCAAATTCGGTGTCAAAGCTCATGGCCAGCAAATCATGATAGAAAAATGCGGTCAGCCCGATCACGAGCAGGTCCAGTACCAGCATGACCCAAAGATCCGTGGCCGGCACCGCCAGAATGGATCCGAACAAAAAGCCCATCAGGTCAGCGGCATACCCCGGGGAAAGGTCGATGAGAATGATGCCCGTGGCCATGCCCGCAGCCCAGAGCACACCCACCACGGTGTCGGTGCGTTCATTTTTCGAGCGGGTCACCGCGCCCATAAGCAGCGAGGCGCCAGCCGTGAATCCCAGGGTACATGGCAACGCGGGCCAGCCCAGAAAAAAGGACAAGCCCACCCCGCCATACGCGGCATGGGCAATGCCCCCGGCCAGAAAAACCATGCGGTTGACCACCACCAGGGAACCGATGACCCCGCAAGCCACGGACGCCAGCACTCCGGCCAACAGCGCGTTGTGCATGAACCCGAAGGAAAGCAGTTGCCAGAGATCATTCATGCGCTGCGGCTCCCTCGGAGGGCTGTTCCCCGGACGCGTCCGCAATGGGACCGTGGCGGCGGGTAAGTTCCAGAATGTAGTCGTCCATGGCGCAGGTGTGTTCGTGCTGACCGTAGAGCAGCTCCAGCATGGGCTTGGTCATGCGCGGTCCGGGAGAGGTAAGCACGGTGCGGTTCACGGCCGCCACCGAGGTAATGCGCGTGGTGAGCAGGCTCATGTCATGACTGACCGCCACGATGGTGAGCTTGCGGGCCTCGCCCATCTTGCAAAGAAAATCGAAAAAGCAAAACGAGCCGTGGGGATCAATGCTGGCCGTGGGTTCGTCCAGGACCAGCAGTTCGGCGTCCGCGGCCAGGGCGCGGGCAATGAGCACGCGTTGCCGCTGGCCGCCGGAGAGTTCGCCAAAGAGCCTGTGCGCGTGGCTTTCCATATTCACCCGGGCCAAGGCGCGCAGCGCCTTTTCCCTCGCGGCCGCGCCGGAACGAAACAGGCCCAGGCCGGAGCGGTCCACGCCCATGAGGGCCGTGTCCAGCACGGTGAGTGGAAATCCGGTGCGGGCATGGGTATGTTGCGGAACATACCCGATGGAACGCGAGGCCTTGGGCGGTGTCTTGCCGAGCACCCGTACCCGCCCGGCCCGGGGGCGCAGCAAGCCGAGCAGCAGCTTGACCAGGGTGGTCTTGCCGCCGCCGTTGGGACCGACAACGGCCAGAAAATCCCCACGCTGCACACGCAGCCCCACATCCTGCAACACGGGACGTCCGTTGTAGGCAAAACAGACGTTTTCCATAAGGATGGCGGGATCCGAGACCGGCATTGCCCCCATGCTCATTCCCCGCTGCCGCTCATGGCAACGCGGAACCCACGGGCCACAGAGCGCAAGTTTTGTGCCCAGTCCAAAGCCAGAGGATCGGCCCTGACCACGCGCCCGTCCAGGGCATTGGCCACCTGACCGGCGGTACGGCGCGACATCTGCGGCTGGATGAACACAGCCTTGACGTTGCTTTCCTTGGCTTCACGGATGACGCGGGCCAGTTCCACCGGACCCGGTTCCTTCCCTTCCATCTGAATGGAAAGCTGCCGCAGTCCGTAATCCTGTGCAAAATGTCCCCAGGCCGGATGGAACACCAAAAATACACGGCGATCCGCAGGGATGGGATCGAACATCTGGTGAATCTCCCGGTCCAGCTCGTGCACCTCGGCCATGGCCCGGGCGTGGCCCTCGCGGTATTGCACGGCGTTGTCCGGATCCAGGCGCACCAGCTCGGCCAGGGTGCCGTCCAGCATGCGTGCCATGCCCTTGGGCGAAGTCCAGACATGCGGATCCAAACCTTCATGATGGTGATGTCCGGCATGGTGGTCGTGCTGCACTTCGGCATGGTGGTCGTGCTGCTCCGGGATTTCCGGTACCGGGGCGTCGGTCCCGAGCATGGAAACCACATGCAGATGGGGATTGGCACCGGCAAGCCGTCCCAACCAGGCTTTTTCAAACTCCAGGCCTATGGTCAGATACAGATCCGCATCGGCCAATTGCGCCACCTGGGAGGGCTTCGGCTCATACACGTGCGGGTCGGACCCGGGCGGCACCAGGGGCAGCACGGAAACCA contains the following coding sequences:
- a CDS encoding DNA-binding transcriptional response regulator translates to MNRNEIMILIVDRNPHVREFLGREFRSRGFGICAAGSAEAMRCRLASSTRPDLVILDPDLPPYGEDALLGELCSAHPDLPLVLHGHGVGDYSCPGPGVIELVEKSGRTDALGAAVDRALWRASRRTDAL
- a CDS encoding metallophosphoesterase family protein, whose amino-acid sequence is MSETLITTDALAVISDAHGNIEALDRVLEDIERRGVKDSICLGDAIGYGPDPEGCVNRIRERGIPMVLGNHEQGLQGKEYMDWFVPPVRKVLQKTRTLLSDSTLEWIQTLPPTMERGDMLFVHGCPPDSVNKYLYTLDEDDLAEVFASYAHWLAFAGHTHELNLYVYDGEKAWREDITDQPVPLDRTRRYLVNVGAVGQPRDADKRAKYVLLNKAAATLRAVFVEYDAQKTVQAMKRVGMPEAYAKRLL
- the budA gene encoding acetolactate decarboxylase; this encodes MPCPCSRSGFLPSLFMAVLILGAGLCVPAQALSAHRLDTDPAKDVLYQISTIAKLKAGYYDSEQTVTDLLERGDFGIGTFQGLDGEMFVRNGQVWQIPVTGTPKRIRGGLGVPFAQVTYFEPDLEFTFKYVADYDDFKKRLLDELPGPDMLYAVHVSGTFQYVQARSVPASQQPFPSLAEVIERQAVFPLHNRSGHMVGWHTPHYMTGVGAPGLHLHFLDDMESAGGHVLDFSAAEVTIQLDVTPVMEIRLPKNTAF
- a CDS encoding Fur family transcriptional regulator, whose amino-acid sequence is MSHATLRQAGVDPTARRVMVYEAVARAEGAVSAPDLLGTLCAHMNKVTLYRILDLLVEHGVVARHTGPERTAHYCLGRGHGHFHCTHCGRCICLRLEDAHLERLVGPELTGLGRVEDVELRVEGICSDCLKK
- a CDS encoding metal ABC transporter permease — protein: MNDLWQLLSFGFMHNALLAGVLASVACGVIGSLVVVNRMVFLAGGIAHAAYGGVGLSFFLGWPALPCTLGFTAGASLLMGAVTRSKNERTDTVVGVLWAAGMATGIILIDLSPGYAADLMGFLFGSILAVPATDLWVMLVLDLLVIGLTAFFYHDLLAMSFDTEFAEARGAPVVLLHYLLPLMTALCVVMIVRVVGLILVIALVTIPPYLAERKARSLAGMMLRACLWSLLFCTLGLLVSALLDITSGACIIAVAAGCFFLLTGWDGLRKYFAGQRS
- a CDS encoding metal ABC transporter ATP-binding protein → MSMGAMPVSDPAILMENVCFAYNGRPVLQDVGLRVQRGDFLAVVGPNGGGKTTLVKLLLGLLRPRAGRVRVLGKTPPKASRSIGYVPQHTHARTGFPLTVLDTALMGVDRSGLGLFRSGAAAREKALRALARVNMESHAHRLFGELSGGQRQRVLIARALAADAELLVLDEPTASIDPHGSFCFFDFLCKMGEARKLTIVAVSHDMSLLTTRITSVAAVNRTVLTSPGPRMTKPMLELLYGQHEHTCAMDDYILELTRRHGPIADASGEQPSEGAAAHE
- a CDS encoding metal ABC transporter solute-binding protein, Zn/Mn family, whose product is MKLTRYFSLVLCAVLLAALVVLPASRALARPLSVAVSVAPQQWAVEQVGGGLVSVLPLVPPGSDPHVYEPKPSQVAQLADADLYLTIGLEFEKAWLGRLAGANPHLHVVSMLGTDAPVPEIPEQHDHHAEVQHDHHAGHHHHEGLDPHVWTSPKGMARMLDGTLAELVRLDPDNAVQYREGHARAMAEVHELDREIHQMFDPIPADRRVFLVFHPAWGHFAQDYGLRQLSIQMEGKEPGPVELARVIREAKESNVKAVFIQPQMSRRTAGQVANALDGRVVRADPLALDWAQNLRSVARGFRVAMSGSGE